In one window of Gorilla gorilla gorilla isolate KB3781 chromosome 2, NHGRI_mGorGor1-v2.1_pri, whole genome shotgun sequence DNA:
- the SEMA5B gene encoding semaphorin-5B isoform X3: MPCGFTPSPVAHHLVPGPPDTPAQQLRCGWTVGGWLLSLVRGLLPCLPPGARTAEGPIMVLAGPLAVSLLLPSLTLLVSHLSSSQDVSSEPSSEQQLCALSKHPTVAFEDLQPWVSNFTYPGALDFSQLALDPSRNQLIVGARNYLFRLSLANVSLLQATEWASSEETRRSCQSKGKTEEECQNYVRVLIVAGRKVFMCGTNAFSPMCTSRQVGNLSRTIEKINGVARCPYDPRHNSTAVISSQGELYAATVIDFSGRDPAIYRSLGSGPPLRTAQYNSKWLNEPNFVAAYDIGLFAYFFLRENAVEHDCGRTVYSRVARVCKNDVGGRFLLEDTWTTFMKARLNCSRPGEVPFYYNELQSAFHLPEQDLIYGVFTTNVNSIAASAVCAFNLSAISQAFNGPFRYQENPRAAWLPIANPIPNFQCGTLPETGPNENLTERSLQDAQRLFLMSEAVQPVTPEPCVTQDSVRFSHLVVDLVQAKDTLYHVLYIGTESGTILKALSTASRSLHGCYLEELHVLPPERREPLRSLRILHSARALFVGLSDGVLRVPLERCAAYRSQGACLGARDPYCGWDGKQQRCSTLEDSSNMSLWTQNITACPVRNVTRDGGFGPWSPWQPCEHLDGDNSGSCLCRARSCDSPRPRCGGLDCLGPAIHIANCSRNGAWTPWSSWALCSTSCGIGFQVRQRSCSNPAPRHGGRICVGKSREERFCNENTPCPVPIFWASWGSWSKCSSNCGGGVQSRRRACENGNSCLGCGVEFKTCNPEGCPEVRRNTPWTPWLPVNVTQGGARQEQRFRFTCRAPLADPHGLQFGRRRTETRTCPADGSGSCDTDALVEDLLRSGSTSPHTVSGGWAAWGPWSSCSRDCELGFRVRKRTCTNPEPRNGGLPCVGDAAEYQDCNPQACPVRGAWSCWTSWSPCSASCGGGHYQRTRSCTSPAPSPGEDICLGLHTEEALCATQACPEGWSLWSEWSKCTDDGAQSRSRHCEELLPGPSACAGNSSQSRPCPYSEIPVILPASSMEEATGCAGFNLIHLVATGISCFLGSGLLTLAVYLSCQHCQRQSQESTLVHPATPNHLHYKGGGTPKNEKYTPMEFKTLNKNNLIPDDRANFYPLQQTNVYTTTYYPSPLNKHSFRPEASSGQRCFPNS; this comes from the exons ATCTGCAGCCGTGGGTCTCTAACTTCACCTACCCTGGAGCCCTGGATTTCTCCCAGCTCGCTTTGGACCCCTCCAGGAACCAGCTCATTGTGGGAGCCAG gaACTACCTCTTCAGACTCAGCCTTGCCAATGTCTCTCTTCTTCAG GCCACAGAGTGGGCCTCCAGTGAGGAAACGCGCCGCTCCTGCCAAAGCAAAGGGAAGACTGAG gAGGAGTGTCAGAACTATGTGCGAGTCCTGATCGTCGCTGGCCGGAAGGTGTTCATGTGTGGAACCAATGCCTTTTCCCCCATGTGCACCAGCAGACAG GTGGGGAACCTCAGCCGGACTATTGAGAAGATCAATGGTGTGGCCCGCTGCCCCTACGACCCACGCCACAACTCCACAGCTGTCATCTCCTCCCAGGGGGAGCTCTATGCAGCCACGGTCATCGACTTCTCAGGTCGGGACCCTGCCATCTACCGCAGCCTGGGCAGTGGGCCACCGCTTCGCACTGCCCAGTATAACTCCAAGTGGCTCAATG AGCCAAACTTCGTGGCAGCCTATGATATTGGGCTGTTTGCATACTTCTTCCTGCGGGAGAACGCAGTGGAGCACGACTGTGGACGCACCGTGTACTCTCGCGTGGCCCGCGTGTGCAAGAATGACGTGGGGGGCCGATTCCTGCTGGAGGACACATGGACCACATTCATGAAGGCCCGGCTCAACTGCTCCCGCCCGGGCGAGGTCCCCTTCTACTATAACGAGCTGCAGAGTGCCTTCCACTTGCCGGAGCAGGACCTCATCTATGGAGTTTTCACAACCAACGT AAACAGCATCGCGGCTTCTGCTGTCTGCGCCTTCAACCTCAGTGCTATCTCCCAGGCTTTCAATGGCCCatttcgctaccaggagaacccCAGGGCTGCCTGGCTCCCCATAGCCAACCCCATCCCCAATTTCCAG TGTGGCACCCTGCCTGAGACCGGTCCCAACGAGAACCTGACGGAGCGCAGCCTGCAGGACGCGCAGCGCCTCTTCCTGATGAGTGAGGCCGTGCAGCCGGTGACACCCGagccctgtgtcacccaggacaGCGTGCGCTTCTCACACCTCGTGGTGGACCTGGTGCAGGCTAAAGACACGCTCTACCATGTACTCTACATTGGCACCG AGTCAGGCACCATCCTGAAGGCGCTGTCCACGGCGAGCCGCAGCCTCCACGGCTGCTACCTGGAGGAGCTGCACGTGCTGCCCCCCGAGCGCCGCGAGCCCCTGCGCAGCCTGCGCATCCTGCACAGCGCCCGCGCGCTCTTCGTGGGGCTGAGCGACGGCGTCCTGCGGGTCCCACTGGAGAGGTGCGCCGCCTACCGCAGCCAGGG GGCATGCCTGGGGGCCCGGGACCCGTACTGTGGCTGGGACGGGAAGCAGCAACGTTGCAGCACACTCGAGGACAGCTCCAACATGAGCCTCTGGACCCAGAACATCACTGCCTGTCCT GTGCGGAATGTGACACGGGATGGGGGCTTCGGCCCATGGTCACCATGGCAACCATGTGAGCACTTGGATGGGGACAACTCAGGCTCTTGCCTGTGTCGAGCTCGATCCTGTGACTCCCCTCGACCCCGCTGTGGGGGCCTTGACTGCCTGGGGCCAGCCATCCACATCGCCAACTGCTCCAG GAATGGGGCGTGGACCCCGTGGTCATCGTGGGCGCTGTGCAGCACGTCCTGTGGCATCGGCTTCCAGGTCCGCCAGCGAAGTTGCAGCAACCCTGCTCCCCGTCACGGGGGCCGCATCTGCGTGGGCAAGAGCCGGGAGGAGCG GTTCTGCAATGAGAACACGCCTTGCCCGGTGCCCATCTTCTGGGCTTCCTGGGGCTCCTGGAGCAAGTGCAGCAGCAACTGTGGAGGGGGCGTGCAGTCGCGGCGTCGGGCCTGCGAGAACGGCAACTCCTGCCTGGGCTGCGGCGTG gagttcaagacgtgCAACCCCGAGGGCTGCCCCGAAGTGCGGCGCAACACCCCCTGGACGCCGTGGCTGCCTGTGAACGTGACGCAGGGCGGGGCACGGCAGGAGCAGCGGTTCCGCTTCACCTGCCGCGCGCCCCTTGCAGACCCGCACGGCCTGCAGTTCGGCAGGAGAAGGACCGAGACGAGGACCTGTCCCGCGGACGGCTCCGGCTCCTGCGACACCGACG CCCTGGTGGAGGACCTCCTGCGCAGCGGGAGCACCTCCCCGCACACGGTGAGCGGGGGCTGGGCCGCCTGGGGCCCGTGGTCGTCCTGCTCCCGGGACTGCGAGCTGGGCTTCCGCGTCCGCAAGAGAACGTGCACTAACCCGGAGCCCCGCAACGGGGGCCTGCCCTGCGTGGGCGATGCTGCCGAGTACCAGGACTGCAACCCCCAGGCTTGCCCAG TTCGGGGTGCTTGGTCCTGCTGGACCTCATGGTCTCCATGCTCAGCTTCCTGTGGTGGGGGCCACTATCAACGCACCCGTTCCTGCACCAGCCCCGCACCCTCCCCAGGTGAGGACATCTGTCTCGGGCTGCACACGGAGGAGGCACTATGTGCCACACAGGCCTGCCCAG AAGGCTGGTCGCTCTGGTCTGAGTGGAGTAAGTGCACTGACGACGGAGCCCAGAGCCGAAGCCGGCACTGTGAGGAGCTCCTCCCAGGGCCCAGCGCCTGTGCTGGAAACAGCAGCCAGAGCCGCCCCTGCCCCTACAGCGAGATTCCCG TCATCCTGCCAGCCTCCAGCATGGAGGAGGCCACCGGCTGTGCAG GGTTCAATCTCATCCACTTGGTGGCCACAGGCATCTCCTGCTTCTTGGGCTCTGGGCTCCTGACCCTGGCAGTGTACCTGTCTTGCCAGCACTGCCAGCGTCAGTCCCAGGAGTCCACACTGGTCCATCCTGCCACCCCCAACCATTTGCACTACAAGGGCGGAGGCACCCCGAAGAATGAAAAGTACACACCCATGGAATTCAAG ACCCTGAACAAGAATAACTTGATCCCTGATGACAGAGCCAACTTCTACCCATTGCAGCAGACCAATGTGTACACGACTACTTACTACCCAAGCCCCCTGAACAAACACAGCTTCCGGCCCGAGGCCTCATCTGGACAACGGTGCTTCCCCAACAGCTGA